In the Myxococcota bacterium genome, one interval contains:
- a CDS encoding DUF3047 domain-containing protein, with amino-acid sequence MVGNRPRRRWIPLWAAFGLLLPLGGSADLALPAPTEAAWEPVEFPGVDHTEYRPAENGGVEAIARCSASGRAVRLEGLDLAETPVLRWRWWVTELAPVPAERTKAGDDFAGRVTVMFPFESGRASLLDRVRHEFAERLMGSEVPGTAIHFVWTHEIPAGTVWTSPRATEVKMWALAQGPAPGWQEASIDVGAAYRQAFGRSGPTPVAVALMTDSDDHCGASRALYANFRWTAADGDLERPTGIEPPDASSPSSSKDP; translated from the coding sequence ATGGTCGGGAATCGACCGCGACGACGCTGGATCCCGCTCTGGGCGGCGTTCGGCCTCCTTCTTCCCCTCGGGGGAAGCGCCGACCTCGCGCTGCCGGCGCCGACCGAAGCCGCCTGGGAACCTGTCGAGTTTCCCGGGGTGGACCACACCGAGTACCGACCCGCCGAGAATGGCGGCGTCGAGGCGATCGCGCGCTGCTCCGCCTCGGGGCGGGCGGTACGGCTCGAGGGCCTGGACCTCGCCGAGACCCCCGTGCTCCGCTGGCGCTGGTGGGTGACCGAGCTGGCGCCGGTCCCGGCGGAGCGGACCAAGGCCGGCGACGACTTCGCGGGCCGGGTCACGGTGATGTTCCCCTTCGAGTCGGGGCGGGCCAGCCTGCTCGACCGGGTGCGGCACGAGTTCGCCGAGCGCCTGATGGGCTCCGAGGTGCCCGGGACGGCGATCCACTTCGTCTGGACCCACGAGATCCCGGCCGGGACGGTCTGGACCAGCCCCCGCGCCACCGAGGTGAAGATGTGGGCCCTCGCCCAGGGCCCCGCCCCGGGCTGGCAGGAGGCCTCGATCGACGTCGGAGCCGCCTACCGGCAGGCCTTCGGCCGCAGCGGGCCGACACCGGTGGCCGTCGCCCTGATGACGGATAGCGACGACCACTGCGGCGCGAGCCGGGCGCTCTATGCCAACTTCCGGTGGACCGCCGCGGACGGAGACCTCGAGCGCCCCACCGGCATCGAACCCCCCGACGCGTCCTCGCCCTCCTCGTCGAAGGATCCATGA
- a CDS encoding SDR family oxidoreductase — protein sequence MSDIRFDGRVAIVTGAGGGLGKTYALDMASRGASVVVNDLGGSQDGTGGGSAMADATVKEIIEAGGTAVANYDSVATPEGGKAIVQTALDNFGKVDVLVNNAGILRDKSFLKLEPAELEIVLDVHLKGAFFVTQPAFASMKENGYGRIVMASSGAGIFGNFGQTNYGAAKMGLVGLMNVLAVEGAKYNIKVNTIAPIARTRMTEQLLGPAADALDPSYVTPLVTYLGSEKCELSHEIFDVGGGRYARIFIGMAQGWVAPGDGAPKAEDIFDNIDVIRDQEGYTVPESIADETKAVLQAVQSRG from the coding sequence ATGAGCGACATTCGATTCGACGGCCGGGTGGCCATCGTCACCGGCGCGGGCGGCGGCCTGGGCAAGACCTACGCCCTCGACATGGCCTCCCGCGGCGCCAGCGTCGTGGTGAACGACCTCGGTGGTTCCCAGGACGGCACGGGCGGCGGCAGCGCAATGGCCGACGCCACGGTGAAGGAGATCATCGAGGCCGGCGGTACCGCGGTCGCCAACTATGACTCGGTCGCGACGCCCGAGGGCGGCAAGGCCATCGTCCAGACGGCCCTCGACAACTTCGGCAAGGTCGACGTCCTGGTGAACAACGCCGGGATCCTGCGCGACAAGAGCTTCCTGAAGCTCGAGCCCGCCGAGCTCGAGATCGTGCTCGACGTGCACCTGAAGGGCGCGTTCTTCGTGACCCAGCCGGCCTTCGCGAGCATGAAGGAGAACGGCTACGGCCGGATCGTGATGGCGTCGTCGGGTGCCGGCATCTTCGGCAACTTCGGCCAGACCAACTACGGCGCCGCGAAGATGGGCCTGGTCGGCCTGATGAACGTGCTCGCCGTCGAAGGCGCGAAGTACAACATCAAGGTCAACACGATCGCGCCGATCGCGCGCACCCGCATGACCGAGCAGCTGCTCGGGCCGGCGGCCGACGCGCTCGACCCGTCCTATGTGACGCCGCTCGTGACCTACCTCGGTTCCGAGAAGTGCGAGCTCAGCCACGAGATCTTCGACGTCGGCGGCGGACGCTACGCGCGGATCTTCATCGGCATGGCCCAGGGCTGGGTCGCCCCCGGCGACGGTGCGCCGAAGGCCGAGGACATCTTCGACAACATCGACGTGATCCGCGATCAGGAGGGCTACACCGTGCCCGAGAGCATCGCCGACGAGACCAAGGCCGTCCTGCAGGCCGTCCAGAGCCGAGGGTAG
- a CDS encoding MaoC/PaaZ C-terminal domain-containing protein: MAFDPDKARGASMPEGETAYTEKQVMLYHLGLGAGVPATDPKELEYTFEKNLKVLPSFAVIPAFGAMSGLTSIPGMDFNLAMLLHGEQEVILHQPLPTAAKLKTTGHIPEIYDKGKAALVIMESTASDADSGEKLFTNRFSLFIRGEGGFGGESGPKAGNQPPDRAPDGVVVRDTLPQQALIYRLSGDMNPLHADPEFAKLGGFDQPIIHGLCSYGIACKAIVDEVLGGDVTQVARYQARFAGVAFPGETYQVSYWKEGKQILLEASSKERDAKIITNAVIELR; the protein is encoded by the coding sequence ATGGCATTCGATCCCGACAAGGCGCGCGGCGCCTCGATGCCCGAGGGCGAAACCGCCTACACCGAGAAGCAGGTGATGCTCTATCACCTGGGTCTCGGCGCCGGCGTGCCCGCCACCGATCCGAAGGAGCTCGAGTACACCTTCGAAAAGAACCTGAAGGTGCTGCCGAGCTTCGCCGTGATCCCGGCCTTCGGGGCCATGAGCGGCCTCACCAGCATCCCGGGCATGGACTTCAACCTGGCGATGCTGTTGCACGGCGAGCAGGAGGTGATCCTGCACCAGCCGTTGCCCACGGCCGCGAAGCTGAAGACCACCGGGCACATTCCGGAGATCTACGACAAGGGCAAGGCGGCGCTCGTGATCATGGAGTCGACCGCCAGCGACGCGGACAGCGGCGAGAAGCTCTTCACCAACCGCTTCTCCCTGTTCATTCGCGGCGAGGGCGGGTTCGGTGGCGAGTCGGGCCCGAAGGCTGGCAACCAGCCGCCGGATCGCGCGCCCGACGGCGTCGTCGTGCGCGACACGCTGCCCCAGCAGGCGCTGATCTACCGGCTGTCGGGCGACATGAACCCGCTCCACGCCGACCCCGAGTTCGCGAAGCTCGGCGGTTTCGATCAGCCGATCATCCACGGCCTCTGCTCCTACGGCATCGCCTGCAAGGCGATCGTCGACGAAGTGCTCGGCGGCGACGTGACCCAGGTGGCGCGCTACCAGGCGCGCTTCGCCGGGGTCGCGTTCCCGGGCGAGACCTACCAGGTCTCGTACTGGAAGGAGGGGAAGCAGATCCTCCTCGAAGCCTCGAGCAAGGAACGCGACGCGAAGATCATCACCAACGCGGTGATCGAGCTGCGCTAG
- a CDS encoding ABC transporter permease/substrate-binding protein, with amino-acid sequence MSEQLALLPGYLAAHLQLVLLALGVGTSVSVPLGIAIHRQPRWEPGVLGVASVIQTIPSLALLAVMVPLFAGLGAALAGTGLEIRGIGFLPAAVALTLYSLLPILRNTVTGLAGVDPDVREAARGVGMTASQQLWQVELPLALPVIVAGLRTAAVWVVGTATLSTPIGATSLGNYIFSGLATRNDAAIWLGCIAAAGLALVLDLAIRWIERGARERRRGFVLAGAAGLLALVGFVLAHGALGDASERPLRIGSKSFTEQYILAEVLAQELAATGVDTEAVPSLGSTVAFDALASGDLDVYVDYSGTLWATILKRETGAASRAEVLREVTDYLANEHGIGVAAALGFENTYALAMRRADAEALGLSQLSALSRHTPRLSIGGDYEFFARAEWRDLVTRYGFAFEEERSMDPALMYDAVAAGEVDVISAFSTDGRIAALDLAVLADDRGVIPPYDALVLVGARLQREHPEALARLEALAGRIDAATMQRLNHAVDADGRAPGEVARAFLAGAF; translated from the coding sequence TGGGAGCCCGGCGTGCTCGGCGTGGCGAGCGTGATCCAGACGATCCCGAGCCTCGCCCTGCTCGCCGTGATGGTCCCGCTGTTCGCGGGCCTCGGCGCGGCGCTGGCCGGGACCGGGCTCGAGATCCGCGGCATCGGGTTCCTGCCCGCGGCCGTTGCGCTCACCCTCTACAGCCTGCTCCCGATCCTGCGGAACACGGTGACCGGCCTGGCGGGAGTCGACCCCGACGTGCGCGAGGCGGCGCGGGGTGTCGGCATGACCGCGTCGCAGCAGCTGTGGCAGGTGGAGCTCCCGCTCGCGCTTCCGGTGATCGTGGCCGGGCTGCGCACCGCGGCCGTCTGGGTCGTCGGGACCGCCACCCTCTCGACACCGATCGGCGCCACCAGCCTCGGCAACTACATCTTCAGCGGGCTCGCGACGCGCAACGACGCCGCCATCTGGCTCGGCTGCATCGCCGCCGCCGGCCTCGCCCTGGTGCTCGATCTGGCGATTCGCTGGATCGAGCGGGGCGCCCGCGAGCGACGGCGCGGCTTCGTCCTGGCCGGGGCGGCCGGGTTGCTCGCGTTGGTCGGCTTCGTGCTGGCCCACGGCGCGCTCGGAGATGCCTCGGAACGCCCGCTCCGGATCGGATCGAAATCCTTCACCGAGCAGTACATCCTGGCCGAGGTGCTCGCCCAGGAGCTGGCGGCCACCGGTGTCGACACCGAGGCCGTTCCGTCGCTCGGCTCGACGGTCGCCTTCGACGCCCTCGCCTCGGGCGACCTCGACGTCTACGTCGACTACTCGGGAACCCTCTGGGCCACGATCCTGAAGCGGGAGACGGGTGCGGCCTCGCGCGCCGAAGTGCTGCGCGAAGTCACGGACTACCTCGCGAACGAGCACGGCATCGGGGTCGCCGCCGCCCTCGGATTCGAGAACACCTACGCCCTCGCCATGCGCCGCGCCGATGCGGAAGCGCTCGGTCTGAGCCAGCTCAGCGCGCTCTCCCGCCACACGCCCCGCCTCTCGATCGGCGGCGACTACGAGTTCTTCGCGCGCGCCGAATGGCGCGACCTCGTGACCCGCTACGGCTTTGCGTTCGAGGAGGAGCGCAGTATGGATCCGGCGCTGATGTACGACGCGGTCGCCGCGGGCGAAGTAGACGTCATCAGCGCGTTCTCGACGGACGGGCGCATCGCGGCCCTCGACCTCGCGGTCCTCGCAGACGACCGCGGGGTGATCCCGCCCTACGACGCGCTCGTGCTCGTCGGCGCGCGCCTCCAGCGAGAGCACCCCGAGGCGCTCGCGCGCCTCGAAGCGTTGGCGGGCCGGATCGACGCAGCGACGATGCAGCGCCTCAACCACGCCGTCGACGCCGACGGCCGTGCGCCCGGCGAAGTCGCGCGGGCCTTCCTGGCGGGCGCGTTCTAG